From the Aphelocoma coerulescens isolate FSJ_1873_10779 chromosome 10, UR_Acoe_1.0, whole genome shotgun sequence genome, one window contains:
- the RAB27A gene encoding ras-related protein Rab-27A, giving the protein MSDGDYDYLIKFLALGDSGVGKTSLLYQYTDGKFNSKFITTVGIDFREKRVVYRPNGPDGVGGRGQRIHLQLWDTAGQERFRSLTTAFFRDAMGFLLLFDLTNEQSFLNVRNWISQLQMHAYCENPDIVLCGNKSDLEDQRMVKEEEAKELAEKYGIPYFETSAANGSNVSKAIETLLDLIMKRMERCVDKSWIPEGVVRSNGHSSTEQLNEEQEKGRCGC; this is encoded by the exons ATGTCTGATGGGGACTACGATTACCTCATAAAGTTCCTAGCACTCGGTGATTCTGGAGTAGGAAAGACCAGCCTTCTTTACCAGTATACAGATGGCAAATTTAATTCCAAATTCATCACAACGGTGGGCATTGACTTTCGGGAAAAGAGAGTG GTGTATAGACCCAATGGGCCAGATGGTGTTGGTGGCAGAGGGCAGAGGATCCATCTTCAGCTCTGGGACACTGCAGGGCAGGAAAG GTTTCGTAGCTTGACAACTGCTTTCTTCAGAGATGCCATGGGGTTTCTTCTACTCTTTGATCTGACAAATGAGCAAAGCTTTCTGAATGTCAGGAACTGGATAa GTCAGCTACAAATGCATGCATATTGTGAAAACCCAGACATTGTGTTATGTGGAAACAAGAGTGACCTGGAAGACCAAAGGATGGTGAAGGAAGAGGAGGCTAAGGAACTTGCAGAAAAATATGG AATACCGTATTTTGAAACCAGTGCAGCAAATGGGAGTAATGTAAGCAAAGCCATTGAAACTCTGCTTGACCTCATTATGAAGCGCATGGAACGATGTGTGGATAAATCCTGGATCCCTGAAGGGGTGGTGCGCTCCAATGGGCACAGCTCTACAGAACAACTGAATGAGGAGCAAGAAAAAGGCAGATGTGGCTGTTAG